In the genome of Poecilia reticulata strain Guanapo linkage group LG16, Guppy_female_1.0+MT, whole genome shotgun sequence, one region contains:
- the LOC103477552 gene encoding lamin-A, with amino-acid sequence METPSQKRRSAVSPARITRLQEKEELCNLNDRLAVYIDKVRSLESENASLRLRISESESEVTRDLSGIKTAYETELADARKTLDIVAKERARLQLELGKIREEHKELKARNAKKESDLEAALLRLRDLEAMLNSKDAAYTTALGEKRNLEAELKELKAHLAKLDVSLADTKKQLQDEMLRRVDAENRLQTLKEELEFQKNIYAEELRESKRRHESRIVEIDSGKQQEFESKLADALTELRTQHEDQVRLYKEELEKTYHSKLENARQSADRHNHLVGEAHEELQQTRVRLEGMTVQLTQLQKQLAASEARVRELEESMSRERDVMRRRLEDKDRDMAEIRARMQQQLDEYQELLDIKLALDMEINAYRKLLEGEEERLRLSPSPSSTKVTVTRSSGSGHTSRLLLSAAASSSAAAATAASSSRTSSSASKKRRLNDNDSETSSMVGGTITKTRISQQASASGRITVDEVDLEGKFIRLSNKADEDQSLGNWQLKRQIGGGAPIVYKFPSKFTLKAGSTVTIWAASGGGTHNPPTDLVWKSQASWGSGDLLQTTLINAAGEEMASRKVTRTLFQDDDDDDMGAHSTSGAENEYNLRSRKVVCDSCGQTSERSGGLDGLIGQSSFMGTNDPRQGGMKPENCSVM; translated from the exons ATGGAAACCCCGAGCCAGAAACGCCGCAGCGCCGTCTCCCCGGCACGCATCACCCGGctgcaggagaaggaggagCTGTGCAACCTCAACGACCGGCTGGCCGTCTACATCGACAAGGTGCGCTCCCTGGAGTCTGAGAACGCCTCGCTGCGGCTGCGCATCTCCGAGTCGGAGTCGGAGGTCACACGCGACCTGTCCGGCATCAAGACGGCGTACGAGACGGAGCTGGCCGACGCCCGCAAGACGCTGGACATTGTGGCCAAGGAGCGGGCgcggctgcagctggagctggGCAAGATCCGGGAGGAGCACAAGGAGCTGAAGGCCAG GAACGCCAAGAAGGAGTCGGACCTGGAGGCGGCGCTGCTGCGGCTGCGGGACCTGGAGGCCATGCTGAACTCCAAAGACGCCGCCTACACCACCGCCCTGGGCGAGAAGCGCAACCTGGAGGCCgagctgaaggagctgaaggCCCATCTGGCCAAG CTGGACGTCAGCCTTGCCGATACgaagaagcagctgcaggatgAGATGCTGCGGCGGGTGGATGCAGAGAACCGCCTGCAGACCCTGAAGGAGGAGCTGGAGTTCCAGAAGAACATCTACGCCGAG GAGCTGCGCGAGTCGAAGCGTCGACACGAGTCTCGCATCGTGGAGATCGACAGCGGCAAGCAGCAGGAGTTTGAGAGCAAGCTGGCCGACGCGCTGACCGAGCTGAGGACGCAGCACGAGGACCAGGTCCGCCTCTAcaaggaggagctggagaaaaCCTACCACTCCAAG ctggaaaacGCCCGCCAGTCAGCGGACAGACACAACCACCTGGTGGGCGAGGCTCacgaggagctgcagcagaccCGGGTCCGTCTGGAGGGCATGACGGTCCAGCTGACCCAGCTGCAGAAACAG CTGGCGGCCAGCGAGGCCAGAGTCCGGGAGCTGGAGGAGTCCATGTCGCGGGAGCGCGACGTGATGCGGCGCCGCCTGGAGGACAAGGACCGCGACATGGCCGAGATCCGGGCCcggatgcagcagcagctggacgagtaccaggagctgctggacaTCAAGCTGGCCCTGGACATGGAGATCAACGCGTacaggaagctgctggagggagaggaggagag GCTCCGCCTCTCCCCCAGCCCCTCCTCCACTAAGGTCACAGTGACCCGGTCCTCCGGGTCGGGCCACACCAGCCGCCTGCTCCTCtccgccgccgcctcctcctctgctgcagccGCCACGGCCGCCTCCAGCAGCCGCACTTCGTCCAGCGCCAGCAAGAAGCGGCGCCTGAATGACAACGACAGCGAGACGTCCAGCATGGTGGGCGGCACCATCACCAAGACCCGCATCAGCCAGCAGGCCTCCGCCAGCGGACGCATCACCGTGGACGAGGTCGACCTGGAGGGCAAGTTCATCCGTCTGAGCAACAAGGCGGACGAG GATCAATCGCTAGGCAACTGGCAGCTGAAGAGGCAAATCGGCGGCGGCGCTCCGATCGTCTACAAGTTCCCCAGCAAATTCACCCTGAAGGCCGGATCCACCGTGACG ATCTGGGCGGCTTCTGGTGGTGGAACCCACAACCCGCCCACTGATCTGGTGTGGAAGAGCCAGGCGTCCTGGGGCAGCGGCGACCTCCTGCAGACCACGCTCATCAACGCCGCCGGAGAG GAAATGGCCTCCAGGAAAGTGACGCGCACCCTGTTCCAGGATGACGATGACGATGACATG GGAGCCCACAGCACCAGCGGCGCAGAGAACGAGTACAACCTGCGCAGCCGCAAGGTCGTCTGCGACTCGTGCGGCCAGACGTCGGAACGCTCCGGCGGGTTGGACGGCCTCATCGGACAGTCCTCCTTCATGGGAACCAACGATCCCAGACAG GGTGGCATGAAGCCGGAGAACTGCTCCGTCATGTAA